In the genome of Carya illinoinensis cultivar Pawnee chromosome 13, C.illinoinensisPawnee_v1, whole genome shotgun sequence, the window GAAGACACCGAGTGGCACCGCAAGTAGATATCTTTCTCTTCCACGTGTAGCTGCTCCTCCAACCGCACCAGCATCTCAGGAAAatcgagaagaagaagaaggaaaattcGTGAAAGAAGAGTATGGTGTTGAGGATGACTGCGGTGACGAAAGCTCGTCTGGAACCAAGTTCTCTTGGAGGGATCATTGGTACCCAGTTTCTTTGCTTGAAGATTTGGACCCTAATCTCCCTACCCCGTTTCAACTTCTGGGTCGAGATCTCGTGCTCTGGTTCGACAGGTCTGCCCGCGAATGGGTTGCTTTCGACGACAAATGCCCCCATCGCCTCGCCCCCTTATCTGTAACTTAATTTCTTACTTCACTCTTattctacggtcctattttttgtgagaattgaAGTTAGGCTCTGTTTGGTTGCTAACACAATTGAGGATAaggaaataattgaaaaataaaacctCACCCTATATTCGATTTGTTgacaaaagagaaagaaaaaaaaaaaaaaaactaatgaatgAATAGTATAGATGAATAACTAAGTAGATAGGGAAACTTAAGACATGTGTTGGTGCAGTGTCTCGCAAATTCATTTATAAATGGGGctgtgtttttttgttttcctcccTGTCGTTTTGGTTTCTACTTTCTAGAGGAAATCGTGCTTATTGGTTAGCGAAACGATGGAGTACATaaaattgaatataaatatatctttaaTTCTTGTACATTCTCCACGAACGAGTGGGGAATTGGGTTCTTGATGGGCCTTCATGATCCTGAGGAGTTCACTGATTCTTAGGAAGGGCGGATTGATGAAGGCGGAAACTTACAGTGTTCATACCACGGTTGGTCATTTGATGGGTGCGGATCTTGTGTTAAGATCCCTCAGGCTTCAACTGAAGGTCCTGAAGCTCGTGCTACTAAGTCTTCGAGAGCGTGCGCTACAAGGTTCCCTACTATGCAGTCTCAAGGCCTGCTCTTTGTTTGGCCGGATGAGAATGGCTGGGAAAGAGCACGTGGCACTAAGCCTCCCAGGTGATCGATTCACTTCAGATCTACaatgtgtttaaatatttttgtattgatttaATAATTGAAGTTGAGGATATAGGTTTGTTATGATATCTTAAAAGTTGCCAGATATAATTGATGGTAATGTGATGGACATCTTAATAAACTTGTGATGTTATGCAGGCTGCCTGATGACTTTGATAAATCTGAATTTTCGTCGGTGACAATTCAGCGTGATCTGTTTTATGGCTACGATACCCTTATGGAGAACGTCTCTGATCCTTCCCACATTGATTTTGCTCATCACAAGGTGtatacttttaatattttaaatgaaattttattctATGAATTACGGGATGAACTGGTTTGGTCTATGAATTAGGGGATGAATTTATGCAACTTTTCGCCAGTGTCGTGTGCTTTCATCATTTTAACAGTCATTTTTAATTCACTAATATTATCAAACCCGATTCTCATTCTGGATTTGTGCTTTCGATAACCAAACCACTTTTTAATATGTGAATATTTGCAACCAAGGAACGAATGTAAGAGCTTGGCTAAATTTGTACAGTGCTCATGGCTGAGTTTCTCTGTACTCTAATATTGAGGGAATTGTTAAATTGAAAGCTCATTTGAACAAAGACTTTCAGACTAAGATAGGAGAATGAGGTTCAAGCAAGAGGCTCCGGGTTTTGCCTACTCAGACAACAAGCACCATCTAgatgaaacaattttttttccttctaattcCTTTTAAAGCCTAACCAGTATGTAAACTCTGGTTCTGTAAGAGTAGAAATCAGTTGGTATATTGCTGTATGTGCCTGGGTAAATCTAATGCTAAGGTGCCTCAGTGCTTCTAATGCTTATCAGTCTGAGGAAAAAGTTAACTCTGCATATATGTTTATTACTTTAATTACTTGGTCAATTTGTGCTTTCTTATTGACCTTTGGTTCAGAAGTTTTTAAAAGTACAAGCATGTCTTTGGCAGGCCATGTTTGTCTGACAGGAATATCGTAGGGGAACTTGCTAATTAGAAATAATGGTTCATATCTGCACTCTTTATAATAGATAATGGATAACTTATTTTGTTTGGTAGATTACTCATGTACCCAAGGGAACTTGAACAGTAGACATCACCCACCACCCCATGCATGGGATGGGTGGAGTTGCCATTTGAACCAAAGGCCATTGactataattaataactttccatgTTGCTTAaaggataaatatatttttacaggtTACAGGAAGGAGAGATAGAGCCAAGCCTCTGCCTTTTAAGCTAGAGTCTAGTGGTCATTGGGGCTTTGCAGGGGCAAATGATGGGAACCCACGGATCAGTGCTGAGTTTGTTGCACCTTGTTATTATATCAATAAGTAAGTTCATCACTCCCACTTAAGTAGTTACAGATGACACTTAGCTTAGATTACGTGTTGTTAGCatgatcataaaaaaaaaaaaaatggttcttATATCTGGCTTGGTCCAAgcgtataaaaaaaatgattcttgTATGTGGTTGCTTAGGAGTCTTGAGTGGctccttaatttcattttataagtTTGAAGTATCAATAACAAATATTTATGTAAAGAAGACCATGTGAGGCTTAAACATCAAGAGATTCTTCAATATTGCTTAAGGTCAATACCTCAAGGCTATCTCTTGAGCCTTCACtctaaagtttattattaataattttcttttggcTCATTAGAGAGCTCTGGGACCTACAGGCTATACAAGAGGACATAGCTGAGGAGTTAATCCCAGGTTCTGTTTAAGACATCAAGAGGCTTAGTAGCTAAGCCAACTGGCGTATTTTGCTTGTGATTAATGAGATGCAGTGGAGGCTAATTTTCCTCTACTGTCTAGCTGTCATTCATAACCTTATGAAAAGTACATCTAGTTAACCAAGCTGTTACAATACCTAGTGAATTTAAAAGCTATGACGCACTACGATACCTAGTGAATTGAAAAGCTAATACGTACTTTCTTGTCTTCTTGATATCAGTTTCCCGAAATTCCCTTTTCAATTCTTAGATGCTAGAGAattattaatttagttttacaCATCTGGATCCTACTCATACTTGCATTGATGTTTAACAGAATAGAAATAGATACAAAGCTTCCAATAGTTGGTGATCAAAAATGGATAATATGGATTTGTTCCTTCAATGTGCCAATGGCACCTGGGAAGACCCGATCTATTGTTTGTAGTGCTAGAAATTTCTTCCAGTTTACGATGCCAGGGCCTGCCTGGTGGCAGGTAAGAATTCTTCAATCATGctacaatatttaatttaaaatttgacaGCAATAAGATGGGTGATCCTATCATTTCTCTCTTTTAGTTATGATCTGACTAGAGCTTACTATTTTCTTATGTAAATGATTATAATTGCATCTTAAAATGTTTAGCAAACTTGGTATATTTCATTATGTCCTCTTGTGGAATAGACACTGTTGAATGTCAAGATATGGCAACATTATCTGGGAAGTGATTTGAGAGTTGGGACCTCCATATTTTGAGGTTTAAGATGATAAACTTATCTTTTACATTGTCTAAAGTGCTgagaataaataattttcattataAGATGAAGGTGTTGCTGAAAGGCAGGTCAAGGTCCTTCATAATTTGTGAAGATTATATAATCTCATATCTTGAGTTCACACATATTAACTGTGAAGATTACATTAGCACTTATTTGGGATCAAGATAATTGGAGtattagaaagaaaagaaaatggaaaaaagtcCTGTCTCACCTCTGTGATTCGTGATTTTTTATGAAACACATCCCACCTTTGAGATTATTATGAAGTTAATTTGTCTCTAGCATCATCCTACCATTTAACATCATAAATAGGCTTAAACAAGAAGATGGGTTGCACATGAGCATAGAAATGTCAGACAAATGCCCTGCGGCTGCTGAATAGAGACTGAGTAGGAAGAATTAATTATTGCTGAATCTGATTTGATTTGAGTGGACGCTGTTCCTCGTCTCTAACCTATTGATGACACACTAGTTTGTCGTTTGGGCAAAGATGCTAAAATTAAGTTCACAAGTTGTTTTGTTTAAGGCAGTTTCAGTGCTTTGCTTACTCTTGGAAGACAGTGATCCTTGTCAAGAGGTTGTATTTTAGTGTCAAAGTTTGACATGAATGACTGAAAATGGGTGGAGACTCTGTATTGGGGTGGAAAATGTTTTTGATATATACATGCTTTAAAATCATCTGGCCCATTGTGTCCTCCTCAGGTGGGAAGGAGGAAGGAGTGAAGGACACTAGAATCTAGGGAATCTACAATTAAAGGAACAAGGGATGGGCTTTTGAGTAGGGTTGAGAAATAGTGCAGTTCTTGACGATGATATCATGTGGGGAATACCCTTAACAGAAAACTTTCTTACTGCTTCAGCTCTAGTTTTTACAAGGATCTGCAAGTGAAATGTGGCGTGGTTGTCTTGAGAATTCTAGCTCTGTAATTGCCTCCCAAGAGTATAAAAGTTACAATGTCGAGGTTGTTTTTCGGTATCTTCCAAAGGGTTGTCCACGATTTCTAATATTCATGGTTATGAGATACAGTTGGATGTATTAGAGTCCTTATTTACACGAttgctgttttttgtttttttgttttttttttgtttttcgttAGTTCCATTAGATCAGCTTTACTGAATGAGGACCTTTTGGTGCTCAGCATGAAGGTCGATCATATAAGCCATTTTACTCcgcacgtgtgtgtgtgtgtgtgtgtgtgtgtgtgtgtcacccacacctataatttttttgatcgCTCGCCTACACATATAATATAGTTGCCATTATGTTCATAGAAGCAAATGTATGCTAGATGTGCTGTTATTTAGATTTAGCAAGTTGTATATATCCACATGAAGGAAGCTCGTCTTATCTTTCATTCCCATTTTTTGTGCTTATTTTCTAGTTATTCGTTTAATTTACTATGGTTCCATTTACTTTGTAATTGAGTAGTGCAAACCTTACcctcaatatttaatttttctttacgTTTTAAGGAGTGCTTGTATCGTTATAACTTGAGTTCCTCCCATATATGCATTGATGTTAGGTGGTTCCTAGATGGCACGAGCATTGGACTTCAAATAAGGTGTATGATGGGGACATGATTGTCCTTCAGGGTCAAGAGAAGATCTTTCTTTCAAAGACAATGGAGGGTTCTGTTGATGTTAATAAGGAGTATACAAAAATAACATTCACACCGACCCAAGCAGATCGCCTTGTCTTGGCATTTCGAAATTGGCTGCGGCGACATGGCAACAGCCAACCTGAGTGGTTTGGCATAAACAACGAACAGCCTTTGCCATCAACAGTTTTTTCAAAACGTCAGGTGTGGAAACTTATTTTCACTCACATTTTTAGAGCTCTCCCACCTTCCAGGGACAAAAataatctctctctcctctctctctaatCAAGGAAGAAAGTAAATCAACAAATACAATATAGACCTGCTATTTAGTTTGTAAGATGAGGCCAATACAATATTTGAATTTATAACAAGATGTGGGAAGACACTTTGCTGTCAGATCCCGAGCCCATCTTTTCTTATTCATTGTTTTCAGAAGCTATGAACAATAAAATAGACATGTTTCTAAGGTACATGAAGTACTTTCGTATATACAGATGCACGCTTGCAAAATATGCATATGTAGGCAGAACatgtttgaaataaaagtttAGTTTACAAATTAGAGAATAACTTAATAGAGCAGGATGTCCTGTGGGATAAATTGATGCTGCTACTGTTTTCATAGTTTTCTGCTTCCATCGTGTTTCGCAGATGTTGGATAGATTTGAGCAGCACACTCTTAAATGTTCATCTTGCAAAGGAGCTTACACAAGATTCCAGGCATTGCAGAAGTTTTTAATTGGTGCAACAGTTCTTTGCTGTGCAACTGCTGGGATCCCTTCAGATATGCAATTACGGATTTTCTTGGCTGGGCTTGCACTTCTTTGTGCTGGATTGGCCTTTGCTTCGCATGAACTACAAAAAAACTTTGTGTTTGTTGATTATGTACACGCTGAAATTGATTAGAAAGAGAGAAGATGATATGCTTGGGCACTGGCTGCCTAAATGCATAGGCATTAGAAACTACTAGTGAAATCAACCTTTGCCAAATATATAGAATCGATGCCAAAACCTGTACAGAGAATTTGTCATTCAAGTTATATGTGCGTTGTCAAAATGAGCTTGCTTACAGCTAACCTattatattgtctttgacattgtttctgttttattatttaaacagTTCGACATAGTCATTGACTTAGTTGCCTTTGTCAATTTTGCcgagtacacaaaaataaactatctcatctatataattattacaacttttataaattctcatatgaaatataataaacaatttaattttttctaaatcacaaaacaaaattaatattaaacaattatattataataatattttactcaactttcaacaaaacatctcatctcatcttatgtGAATTGTGTAACAAAAGGAGGGCAACAGGCAGATCataagatatttttgtaaaatgataatattcttATAATTCTGTTTTATAGAAGTGTCctctatttaaataatttaaaaaaaaagttgtatatttatcattttcttaacAAATAGCAGCCAGCAAGAGAGGTCTTAAAACTTTGATTAAAGgaactttaaaaaagaaaaaagaaaaaagaaaaaaaaaatcagcttaACTATACGTATACATAACTGTAGGCCTGAGGCCTGAAAAAATTACAGGGAGCTAAACAGCTATCCTTTCGTAATCTTTATTAATGAAAACATGGTGCATCAGATACAGAACTTCCCCGCCAAATAATTGATGTAATGCAAAGAAATGGTACAAAGCAAATATCCTTAAGCCAGTGCCTCAAAatgaatgaaaacaaaaacaaaaaatacatctCGTTCATTCCCTGCAATGGTTGACATAGATGCACTTAGAGAACTAATATGTGCCATGTCACTAATCAAAGTATGGCATCAAACTAATTATTTCTCATGAAAACTGTATGAATTTTGTTGTTTAAAATCAACAAGCTTAATGGAACCTGGACTACTGATTCCGTTAGATGCTCATCAAATGAAGGGTACCCTCTGTGGGATCAAAGCCATTCTGCAACATCTCTTCTAACCATCTCCCAGCCTCAGCTTTCTTGCCACGTTTTAAAAATCCATGTACTAAGATGTCATAAGTCCATCGATTAGGTTCATACCCTCTCTTACACATCCGATTGAATAACTCACAAGCAAGGTCCATATCCCTCCTGCTTAGTCTTCTCAACAACAAATTATATGTGTAGGTGTCGAGCGGGAAGCACTTTTCAATCAATTCTTCCAAGTTGTCAATATGTTGGCTCACAGTAACACGACCAGAAAATGCACCAACGAGCAGGCCAAGCATTGAAGTACCATAAGAGCTCTCATCCTGTACTTCTCTCAAACGAATCCAAGTTTCATAAAGCTCTTGAGTCTTCAAAGAATGGAACAAGAGTACATTACCGATAAAGGATGTTACAAGACGGCCGAATGTCTCCAAATCATTAATAAGGTTTATTGCAGTATCATACTTTTTACTCGAGCACAACAGCTGTATCAGAAACTCATAGCATTCAATACTAGGAACAATTTTATAATCCCTCATCTCCCTGAACAAATCCAATGCGATATCCACCCTGTTGACTTTGCAAAGACCAACAACCATGGCATTGTATAGTTTCCCTCCAATCTTTCTTCTCTGGCGCAAATCTGTAAAGAAATTCAAAGCATCAGAAATTCTTTCGCTTTTTAGATAACTCTGCAACATAAGAATGTGAGAACTCCGATTGGGCTCAACCCCACTTCTCCGCATCATCTCAAATACTTCTCTAGCCAGCTCAGGCCTTTTGGCATGGCCAGCTCCGTCAATAAAAAAGTTGTAAAGCTCACAATTGGGTTCATGATGAGACAACTGGATCTccaataatttgtaaaattgcTTTTCCGGATTTTCCATATCACACAAACATCTAATAACAGCTCTGAACAAGGCTCGAGTCGGGGTGTGACCTCTTTCTTGCATCTCAATAAGAAGTCCCGCTGCAATATCTCCCCTCTTTGACTCGTTAAAACCATGTATCAAGTTAAAGTAAGTATTCATCGTGGTAACTTGATTCATTCTGTTAAGTTCCCCATGTATTAAATACCCGTCTTCTACCCTCCTAGCCTTGCACAAAGCAGAAATAAACCTGTCGAATGTGTAAGTACTTGGCATCAAATCCCTCTGCAAGGCAACCATGAGCAACTCCTTCATCTTATCAAGCTTTCCCTCTCTGCACAAAGCATCAGCAAGCACAGAAAACATTTTCCTACCTGGGAAATAGCCTTGGTCAATAGAGTTTTTTAACACACGATATGCTTCATCGATGCTTCCATCACCGCACAGAGTATTGATCAAATAGTTATAAGCCATGCTATTAAGAGAGAGCCCAAATTCAAACCTCAAATTGTACAACTTGAGTGCAACATCAACCATCCCGGCTTTACAAAAAAAGCACAATGCTGCATTCATAGTGACCTTATCAGGGGATATCTGACCCTCCTTCATCTCCATCAGCAAATCACACATTTCCTCGAGCCGATTCTCCCTCAAAAGCCGACATAACAAAACATTGTATCGGAACACCTCAGGAACATACCCTTCCATTGACTTCTTGCTCCGAAGGAACTCCAAAGCCCCGTCTAACTTCCCAGCCTGAGCCAGATCCCTCATCCACACCCCATAAGCATTCTCCATTGGCACCATCCCCGACTCACGAAACTCCTCGACCAACTTCCCCGCTTTCTCAAACTCATTACTCTTACAAAGCGCATCCACAAGCCTGCTCACTCCATGGCCGTCCAATTCTCGTCCTTCACTCATCAACCCACGCAAGAAAGCCTCCGCCTCGTCCAACCGGTTCTGCTTGCAATAATTCTTCACCGTTATCGAATGAGTGATCCCATCCTCTAAACCCCGCATTTGAATCTGCTTAAGAATGACCTCAACTGAGTCGAAACAACTCTCCTCCACCAAAGCATTCAGAAGCACGTGATAAGCAAAAGAAGTCAAGTCAAGACCTTGAAACCGCATTCTACCAAACACTTGAAGCGCAATATCGGGCTTACCCGCGACGGCGTATCCCATGACCAAAGTGTCGTGGAAACGAACCCTATGAAAGTATCGCTGTGTCTTGTAGTTGTGGAGGAAGTCAAGCATGAGGGACATGAGCTTGGCCTTGGATAGGATTTTGAAGATAGCGTAGAAGGTGGCGCGGGTGTGGTGGAAGCCAGGCTGGCGGCCGGCCCAGTCGAAGAACTTGAGGCAGGAGAGGACGTCACTG includes:
- the LOC122292272 gene encoding pheophorbide a oxygenase, chloroplastic-like, with product MAVLLPTSACASFLGLSSPLSLPNKSLKPSFPILSNDIPSLSSRKTPSGTASRYLSLPRVAAPPTAPASQENREEEEGKFVKEEYGVEDDCGDESSSGTKFSWRDHWYPVSLLEDLDPNLPTPFQLLGRDLVLWFDRSAREWVAFDDKCPHRLAPLSEGRIDEGGNLQCSYHGWSFDGCGSCVKIPQASTEGPEARATKSSRACATRFPTMQSQGLLFVWPDENGWERARGTKPPRLPDDFDKSEFSSVTIQRDLFYGYDTLMENVSDPSHIDFAHHKVTGRRDRAKPLPFKLESSGHWGFAGANDGNPRISAEFVAPCYYINKIEIDTKLPIVGDQKWIIWICSFNVPMAPGKTRSIVCSARNFFQFTMPGPAWWQVVPRWHEHWTSNKVYDGDMIVLQGQEKIFLSKTMEGSVDVNKEYTKITFTPTQADRLVLAFRNWLRRHGNSQPEWFGINNEQPLPSTVFSKRQMLDRFEQHTLKCSSCKGAYTRFQALQKFLIGATVLCCATAGIPSDMQLRIFLAGLALLCAGLAFASHELQKNFVFVDYVHAEID
- the LOC122292270 gene encoding pentatricopeptide repeat-containing protein At1g71210, mitochondrial; amino-acid sequence: MLSLKHVAKSNAFLSRLAIVISTSQSLSSSLSLYPHFYYTASFRSNQNTHFLPASTDFLASSFKDWFKLHNNQLLDRIFGILGAQVDDDLPSRRAADLALSQLGLRLSESFVLEVLAYGSDVLSCLKFFDWAGRQPGFHHTRATFYAIFKILSKAKLMSLMLDFLHNYKTQRYFHRVRFHDTLVMGYAVAGKPDIALQVFGRMRFQGLDLTSFAYHVLLNALVEESCFDSVEVILKQIQMRGLEDGITHSITVKNYCKQNRLDEAEAFLRGLMSEGRELDGHGVSRLVDALCKSNEFEKAGKLVEEFRESGMVPMENAYGVWMRDLAQAGKLDGALEFLRSKKSMEGYVPEVFRYNVLLCRLLRENRLEEMCDLLMEMKEGQISPDKVTMNAALCFFCKAGMVDVALKLYNLRFEFGLSLNSMAYNYLINTLCGDGSIDEAYRVLKNSIDQGYFPGRKMFSVLADALCREGKLDKMKELLMVALQRDLMPSTYTFDRFISALCKARRVEDGYLIHGELNRMNQVTTMNTYFNLIHGFNESKRGDIAAGLLIEMQERGHTPTRALFRAVIRCLCDMENPEKQFYKLLEIQLSHHEPNCELYNFFIDGAGHAKRPELAREVFEMMRRSGVEPNRSSHILMLQSYLKSERISDALNFFTDLRQRRKIGGKLYNAMVVGLCKVNRVDIALDLFREMRDYKIVPSIECYEFLIQLLCSSKKYDTAINLINDLETFGRLVTSFIGNVLLFHSLKTQELYETWIRLREVQDESSYGTSMLGLLVGAFSGRVTVSQHIDNLEELIEKCFPLDTYTYNLLLRRLSRRDMDLACELFNRMCKRGYEPNRWTYDILVHGFLKRGKKAEAGRWLEEMLQNGFDPTEGTLHLMSI